AACATGCTCTAAGCTCTCTCGTGCTGCTGCCATGGAACTCCAGGGTCCAATTTTTTGTTCCCTTGTTCAAATTTTGCCTACTCATATTGGGCTTATAATTATGCCTAAACCCAAAGAAGGAAACCCACGGTAAGGCCCAAATTTCCCAAAATGTAATTagtattaagatttttttttgtcaacaattaaTATTTGGGAGAATTGgtgaaataaccaaaacaaaagtaaaaattagatttttagagagagataggaagagagaGAATGGTGGGTGGGTGGGTGGGGGGGGTTtggttattttcttaatttttattttttttgttggttatgGTGTAATTTCCTTTCAGGGAGAATTGgtgaaataaccaaaacaaaaaaatatcattaaacaaaatttccaaaaattgtACACACAAAACATACAAAATTATCATTAATTAAATGATTTATTCTTTTTGAGTTGTTAGTATAAAGCAGTGTTTTGAAATCCGACCCGGAtccgcggttgaaccggtaaacccggtgacccagaaaaaaaaaacggtttgggttttgtgaaaaatccaatatttagaaacccaCAAAAACCCGTAAAAACCAAGTAAAACCCGGAACCTgataccggttgaaccaataaataactttaacttcattttttagtttttaattatgtttttagattatgttttatattataaatttccaATTAAGAAATTAGgtgatgattaaaaaaaaaattaggttttcccttttcaattttatatttgtaatttttagattttgatgaaaatttcacTATGCCACctgaagaaaatgaaatgaacgatggtagagagaaccaaaattagttgatgtgatttggtgttagtttattttcgttattgacaatttattacaatgatcttttacttttggtttattttgtatttgaagtttaatttattattcacattacacatttaaatatttataaattttatgtcttgatttttttagatgtcataCATCTTACCTTGTTAGagaaattttaaatagtttaaactattttttttgatattttgtatgtcaaatgaaaataaaaatataaaaactaaagttaattattttctaaatgtttttaaacataaaatatatatacatatccaaactattattttactttcttaaaaaacatttacaaaatattaaactttagtttctatatttttatttacatagctgatatattattatataataaaattaatttatttattaacccGCGGCGGTTCACCTGCCGGTTGACCCAGTGATCCAGCAACCCAGAAAGTCGTCCGGTTCAGTGTCCGGGTCGATTTAAAAACATTGGTACAAAGTAAGACTTGAAATGTAAACATGTATATTATTTCGATTTGGATTGGTTTAGTAGTTCCGGTTTATTTTCATTACGGTTcataaagaagagaaaaaaaggaaGCGGCGCAAGTTAACATAAGAAATGATGAACTCAGCGTACCGAAGCGTTCACTTGACAGCGTCTCGTctgataaaccctaaccccatCTCCTCTTCCCTTCTCCATCTTCTCCCTCTCTACTCCAGCACCCACGCTGCTCCTCCTCGCTCCTCTCCTCTCCGCCGTCGATTCTTAGCAActccttcctcttcctctttctACATTCCTATGGCGGCAGGAGATGACCAGGTCCCTCCACCGGAGTCTCATTTGCTCGAGAAGCAGTTCGAGAGCTTCCGCGTTCAGCTCGAAGAGTCTGCAGCTTTGAGAGAGCAGATTCGCGCTGTGGTTATGGAGATTGAGTCCGCCACGAGGCTCATTCAAGCTAACCTCCTTCTCGTTCACCAGTCTCGACCCATTCCAGGTAAATGATCTAATCTCTACTGCTCAGGGTACTTGTTCTCGAGGAAAGAATGAATCTTGGAGTCACTTGGTGTTCTGGGCTTGTCTCCGGACACGAGCTGTGTACTTGTTCTTGAGGAAAGATTGGATCTTTGAATCACGCATTGACATTTTGTGCTTAAAGGTTTTCACTTTGAAGCTGTATGGTTGTTACTTGTTACTAATAACGTTGCTGTTTCTGTTGATGGAGCAGAGATTATCGAGAAAGCTAAAGAAAAGATcgatgatttgaagaagttttACGGTCGGCTTGCTGAGATCCTTCAGAAGTGTCCTGGACAGTACTATAGGTAGATCTAGTAGCTTCTACATGTGGTAGAGTTTTGTTTCTTGAAATGGTTTAGTTAGTGATGAaggtttttgtgattttattaGGTACCATGGGGACTGGAGGAGTGAGACGCAGGCAGTGGTCTCCCAGCTTGCTTTTATGCACTGGCTagaaactggaactcttcttgTGCATGCCGAAGCTGAAGCAAAACTTGGGTGTATGTCTCTTGATCTCAGATTTACTCTTTCCATGCTGTCACGACAACCTTAAGATATGATTTTTCACAACTATTGAGTTATTGATCCTTAcaatggatgatgatgatgcctaGGTTTGTTTTCATTATGTGGGTTTACTGCAAATCTGGAGTAGAAATCTTTTCTAATTACGTTCCTTTCTTGATGAAAATAAGCAAAACAAATGTTGGTCAAATCATCTGTCTCATTTAATTCCACTtcattatatatctatatatttcaGTGAACAGTTTGGAGTTTGGACTGGAGACAGAAGATTATCTGACTGGTATGTTTCTTATAAAGAACTTGTAAATGGGTCTAGCTGGGAGTCCAATATATATTCTGATCTTCAAGCTTTTCTTTGTAAAAATTTGCAGGAATTTGCTTCATGTCAAACGATTTGGTATGATCATTAACCATCATCTCAGTTGGTTTAGGAAAACCTTTCAAAAAGTGAAAATCTTAAAATATGCAAATGATGTTGGAGCAGCCTAGGTACGTGGTGAATAGAGTAACAGCAGGAGACTATGACTGCCCGAGAAAGGTGATGAACTTCTTAACGGATCTTCATGCAGCCTTCCGCATGCTCAACCTCAGGAACGATTTTCTTCGCAAGAAATTCGACAGTAAGTCTACCTCTTTCCAAattgtatgatatatatagtaatactTAGAGCTAAGTATGAGATGGTGGTGAACATAATGTTTTTTTGACAGGTATGAAATATGACCTAAGGAGAGTGGAAGAAGTATACTATGATGTTAAGATCCGAGGGTTGATTTCTGGTGGAGATCCTCCTCCTCCTAACGTCCAAGCCCAATCCTCCTAAGTCTTCACTCTTTTACTCTCGTTGCGACTTTCTTTAGATCTTGATGTAACGGCAAGGAGTTTATTTCTGTAAAACCAAAACGGCATAGATTGTGTGTCTGGAAAACCAAAACGGCAACGAATAGACAGATCCTTTTAGTTTCCTGAAAACGACAAGTGTTTTACCGTACACTAAGTGAACAGTGGGCCTTGTAGCCCATGTTTATCTTTATAATCATCATTTAACGGCGTTAAAAGGAATCCGCAAACTTTTCCGTTAACCGAGTCAGAGTGAGAGGATAAACGTTCATGAAGAACACCTGTCGTCGTTGCGGACTTGAAACGCACGTTATATTATGACTTACGCCACTTTTGGATTTCAAACTCATTAAATAGAGCTCTTGGAATCCGCACAACACTCGTCCAGCACAAGAGTCGCAGTTCATCATCTCCGTCAGTGttcctctctctgtctctctcaagattctATGTTGAATGATCTCCTCTACAGTTATACTTAACTAGTATGTATCTTAGATTCTCTTACTGATAGATCGCAAATGTATGTTTATCTGATTAGGAGTTGAGTTTAAGGATGTTTATTAAAGCTGAGATTTTTTACCagttaaatatttgtttttttctttctagtaTTGTGTATGTGTATGTGTCTGTGGCCCACTTTCTAGGTAATTatctttttgttctttctcttttccATTGCATTCGATTTGTTGATGACTGTAATAAACAATTTGTAGCTGCTCtcaaagtttcgatttttgtGTTTATCGTAAAAGATAATCCGACAGATATCTTGTCTATTAAAATGTctgttcttatttttatttttcaatctgGAGGCAAaaagtcatgtttttttttttatatatttttgagagAACATGAGTCTTGTTGTGTATTTGTTTACTAGTATTTTAGTATTATATGGATTAGGAAAATTTCAAGCTAGGTTGGTGTATAGGGAACCTACATTGTAGCGTTCTTTTCGATTACTTGTGACCTGTATGTACTTTGTGAATATTTGTAGTGTAAGAAACAAACATGGACTGGACTGGAATAGTGCCTCCTTTTGGGATGGACCCGAGACCTTATTCTCCTGAAACTTTTGCTGGATTCAAGTGTCACAGTGTGAGAacatgttctttcttcttcttcttcttcttcttcacttgtGCATTTGAATGAATGTATCTTTATGACTTCTAatccatctttattttttcttattttacatACATCGCTTATCTTGCTAGGTTGTTGATGAGAATGTTTGCCATTCAATGAAGGACATGAAGAGCTTCTTTATGGAACCTAAGCATGACAATTTCGCCGTGGATAGTTTCTTAGGCCTTGGTATGGAGAATATGGGCTTAATAAGCTCCAAGATGGAAGAGTTTTCACTTGGACTTGACTTTAGCTTTCTCCCAGATGAGTATGGTAATTCTGTTAATGCTTGAATGCTTTGTAACATTGTGAGTGAGTGTATAGTATGATTGGTTCATGACGGAGCTGTCTTTCATTTTATCTTTAAGGTGGTCTAGATCCTTGGAGCAAGCAAGATAGAGAAGCAGGTTTAAAGCCAGAAGTATGTGTTCTCCTCTCCATTACATGCTTTCTTTCTTGGCCATTCATGAAAATTAACGAACATCCTTATATTGCTATATAACTCATCTCGTAGATTCTTGATGGGTTTCTGGATGAAGTTGAGGACGTGGAACATATCTACGCATCTCACCATCCTCCTTCAACTGCCAACCATTTCCTTCCAGGTAAAATCTTATGTGATTTTAATCATCTCAATGCTTCTCTGAGCAATACGGACGTGGTTTACACACTTTTACAATCTATTCGATAACTTTACTTGCAGAAACACAAGTCAAGAAGGAAGTATCTGAATTAGATGGTGAACCTTATGGTCTTATGACCTTCAGCACAGAATCTCATTCTCCTAGTGGAAGCATCGGACTCTCCGAGTGGTCAAAAGAAACAGCTGTTCCACATGCTGAATCCAGTGGAAATGTTAAAGATGGTTTTGCTACAACAAACTCAAACGAGATGCACTGGTCTTCTTATGAGTCAGAAGATGACAGGAAACCACTATCCACTTTACTACTAGGCTCTTGGGTTGGACGAGGCAGGAGTCGAAACAAGAACTTGCTCAACACCCGTTGTACTAGGTAAAATCTTGTCTTGTTCCATTCTTATAATCCCACATAAATCAGATTTACTAATGAAGCTTGTCTTGTTCCATTTTGCAATGTTGCAGTTTAGAGTCTTTCGGTGAAACAAAGTCTTGTTTGTCTTATGACTTCAGGCCTCGGAAAGAACCTCTGGTTTGCATTACTCTCTAAGACTATCCGAGTGTTTTCACATTATTTTGTTAATCTAATTTTAAGAACCTGATATTATTGAAGGAGAGTACATTGTCATCTGATGATCCAGTAACTTCATCTGAGAGCGAAGATGACATATCTGTAACAACAATCAAATCCAAAAGCAGAAGTGACAGGAGAAAGCATCAGAAGATGTGGACTATTGATGAAGTGGTGAAGCTGCTTGATGGCATCTCTCACTTTGGTCTTGGCAAATGGACTGATATAAAGAACCTCTTCTTTCACTCCGCATCGCACCGCACGCCTGTTGATATCAGAGTATCTTTTTTCACCATCCACCTCATCAAAATCaatctcttcctttttttttagtaGTGATTAGTGTCTCAGCTTTCTTCTCCTCAAACTTATTATGCAGGATAAATGGCGTAATTTACTGAATTACAGTAACAAGCATAATGGTGATGAAGAGgtttgtcttttcttttctttccttttgttcAAGTTTTGAGAAATTCTCTGTTTAATACAGTTTTGTGAATTCTCAGGGTGCAGAAAAACGACGGTGGTCAGCGGGTCGCACTATCCCTAAGGATATACTACATCGTGTAAGAGAACTTGCTTCACTCCACTCCAAGTCATTGTGTGACTTTCGTGGCTCCTCAAGAAACTCAAGTAtgtcaaggaagaagaagaagaataagaagaggagttgaTAAGTGTTGATGGAGAAACTCTAGTAGATTAAAATCGATACTGAGTCATTTGAACTGTCCTGGAAAGTTTATGTTGTCTTTAGGATATCAGTTTTATTTGCATCTTCTATGTGGATATATGAAAACGAGAATGAGTACTCCAATTTAGTAAAGCTTTCTTTCTGTATGGGAACTCTGGGAAACACGTTCTTATTGATGGAAAACACCAATTAGTCAATTACAGGATAAAATACGAGCTGATAGAGTGAATCTCAGATCAGGTTCTCATAGCAATCTTAATCTTCACATCATGATTTATCATGTCAATCATGACCGAAGGAAGATTCATGGCATCTCACACTTTCTACCACATCAGCAGAAAATACAAAGGACGATCTTATTTAAAAACGAAACATTTCGAGAGCAAAACAAAGTACGATCTTAGTCAATGCAAACGTTGACTTcttctaattttcttttttgaactaATAGGAGCTTTggatcttcttcctttttttgtaactgaggCTAGGAGCTTGGATAGTAAAGCACCATTAAACTTAGTACCCCAAATgcatgtttaattttttttttttaagttttttttgtctgattaaaaacaaaaaaaattaaaaacgaaccaatcgcgggccgccacgtgttaGTGAGGCCCGCAAAACAGTGTAAGCACTGAAAAAACACGGCGCTTAAATAGAACTCAGAGGGGACAGTGTTTAGTTTTTATGTGAGACCCACTTactattataataattttttttaaactctccTCACCTAAGCGTTTCCGTTGATGCTGCTCTTAGTGATTTGATATCTCCCTAATCCCAAAACTCATCTGCACTAACGCTAAAGACATGATATCTCCCTACGAGTACAAGAGGACTAACCCCTAAATTCTAACgtatgtaaaatattattgtgTTCATTTCCTCTGTATTCACTGTCCTTCGCATTCATGGTTTCTTGCAGTAATCAGTGTGTACATTCTTGATGAAGAATAATACCTCTTAGAAATCGGAAACAAGAACGCATGTTGgctaaaataagatttttttttaaaaaaaatgcatataagattacataaataccATGTAATTGGTTCAGTTTCAGATAagtttacataaatatatttttggaatttttgttttgaaatatgATTGTGTTAGATTGTATGATACTATATGTATGCTcgttttagtttaatttttttttttgtgtttggtgGTGTTGTCCCATCCCTACAAAAAGaatatcattattattttattttatgttttgttagaAGAATACTGTAGTATCATTAATTGAATCATCCTTAACGTAAATAAAGTACTATAATGTATACAGTAGTTTTAGAAACCTAAATACAGACAGAAGTTTTTTTGGTAATGATTATGGGTCCATTTTTTAGCTAAAGACCACGAAAGCTGGAACTAGGCTGAGCATTTGATCCGAAACCGACTGaaaatttataagtatttaactggatctaattttttttaccaaaaaatggATCCAAAAAGAACTGACTCGAATAGATCCAAATTCGAAAAGTCCAACCTGAATAGACCTGACTTGATAAGAATTGATTCATGCAAACAAGTATATCCAAAACGATAACTTTATgtgttatatttatattttaatttatgatttagttgagtgtctttttgtttatgattttcattattatttttgtaatatttttaagtatgaAATTTTAAATGCCTAATTTAgagtttacaaatatttaatttcagttaaaaattattttatttcagttATTAGttgtttattttggttattagATAAATATGATAGATTTCAGCTAAATTTAGATGGAATTTAAGTATTTCGAGTTCTAAATACCCAAACCACACCGAATTCGTTACATACCCTAAAATTATATGTATTCTAcaagtattttaattatagatccgAACCGACCCAATCCTGAAAGAAACCAATCTAAAcccgaacaaaaaaaattcaaatatttagttGGGTCCAAATGTATAGGATCCAAATAATCTCGATCCAAAAGAAACCGATCGGAAGACCCAATGCCCAGAACTAGCTGGAACGGTCAATTCAAGTTCAAGTTCAGGTCGTTACAAGTTGAGTTGtgaattattgtaaatatattaaaaatcataatgTGGACTTTTTAAGATGATCCCTCGAATTGCATTTGCttatataaaaagtaaataatttaattgtttttgaatTGATTGTATAAGTGATTATGCAAAAGTAAAACCTTACATGAGGTGGTAACAGACATGCAAGCTTATTGTGAGGTGATTCATGAGTTATAGCATTCATGAATCAAACGGTCTTTTATGTAACATTGGATATAACAGCAAACACTCTCTAACTTCTTTCTTGTGCCCCAATTCGATCGGAGGGGGGCAGTGGGGCACGATCTTCAGCTTGCTGGTCCATTTTTGAATTCCAGTCACTATCGAGTATAATAACAATGTCTGTTGTTTGCAAGTTCAAACCAAAGACTACCGGCAACGCACGTGTGCTAAGAACAACCATGAAGACTTGTGTGACTTGTGATGATGttcaatgaaaaaatagtttggCCCAgctcaaaataaaaatcaaatcgcAAAA
The window above is part of the Brassica napus cultivar Da-Ae chromosome C3, Da-Ae, whole genome shotgun sequence genome. Proteins encoded here:
- the LOC106392586 gene encoding uncharacterized protein LOC106392586 isoform X3 yields the protein MDWTGIVPPFGMDPRPYSPETFAGFKCHSDMKSFFMEPKHDNFAVDSFLGLGMENMGLISSKMEEFSLGLDFSFLPDEYGGLDPWSKQDREAGLKPEILDGFLDEVEDVEHIYASHHPPSTANHFLPETQVKKEVSELDGEPYGLMTFSTESHSPSGSIGLSEWSKETAVPHAESSGNVKDGFATTNSNEMHWSSYESEDDRKPLSTLLLGSWVGRGRSRNKNLLNTRCTSLESFGETKSCLSYDFRPRKEPLESTLSSDDPVTSSESEDDISVTTIKSKSRSDRRKHQKMWTIDEVVKLLDGISHFGLGKWTDIKNLFFHSASHRTPVDIRDKWRNLLNYSNKHNGDEEGAEKRRWSAGRTIPKDILHRVRELASLHSKSLCDFRGSSRNSSMSRKKKKNKKRS
- the LOC106392586 gene encoding uncharacterized protein LOC106392586 isoform X2 — encoded protein: MDWTGIVPPFGMDPRPYSPETFAGFKCHSVVDENVCHSMKDMKSFFMEPKHDNFAVDSFLGLGMENMGLISSKMEEFSLGLDFSFLPDEYDPWSKQDREAGLKPEILDGFLDEVEDVEHIYASHHPPSTANHFLPETQVKKEVSELDGEPYGLMTFSTESHSPSGSIGLSEWSKETAVPHAESSGNVKDGFATTNSNEMHWSSYESEDDRKPLSTLLLGSWVGRGRSRNKNLLNTRCTSLESFGETKSCLSYDFRPRKEPLESTLSSDDPVTSSESEDDISVTTIKSKSRSDRRKHQKMWTIDEVVKLLDGISHFGLGKWTDIKNLFFHSASHRTPVDIRDKWRNLLNYSNKHNGDEEGAEKRRWSAGRTIPKDILHRVRELASLHSKSLCDFRGSSRNSSMSRKKKKNKKRS
- the LOC106392603 gene encoding translin-like, giving the protein MMNSAYRSVHLTASRLINPNPISSSLLHLLPLYSSTHAAPPRSSPLRRRFLATPSSSSFYIPMAAGDDQVPPPESHLLEKQFESFRVQLEESAALREQIRAVVMEIESATRLIQANLLLVHQSRPIPEIIEKAKEKIDDLKKFYGRLAEILQKCPGQYYRYHGDWRSETQAVVSQLAFMHWLETGTLLVHAEAEAKLGLNSLEFGLETEDYLTGICFMSNDLPRYVVNRVTAGDYDCPRKVMNFLTDLHAAFRMLNLRNDFLRKKFDSMKYDLRRVEEVYYDVKIRGLISGGDPPPPNVQAQSS
- the LOC106392586 gene encoding uncharacterized protein LOC106392586 isoform X1 gives rise to the protein MDWTGIVPPFGMDPRPYSPETFAGFKCHSVVDENVCHSMKDMKSFFMEPKHDNFAVDSFLGLGMENMGLISSKMEEFSLGLDFSFLPDEYGGLDPWSKQDREAGLKPEILDGFLDEVEDVEHIYASHHPPSTANHFLPETQVKKEVSELDGEPYGLMTFSTESHSPSGSIGLSEWSKETAVPHAESSGNVKDGFATTNSNEMHWSSYESEDDRKPLSTLLLGSWVGRGRSRNKNLLNTRCTSLESFGETKSCLSYDFRPRKEPLESTLSSDDPVTSSESEDDISVTTIKSKSRSDRRKHQKMWTIDEVVKLLDGISHFGLGKWTDIKNLFFHSASHRTPVDIRDKWRNLLNYSNKHNGDEEGAEKRRWSAGRTIPKDILHRVRELASLHSKSLCDFRGSSRNSSMSRKKKKNKKRS